A region of Synergistota bacterium DNA encodes the following proteins:
- a CDS encoding GAF domain-containing protein → MSIKSKIALLIGLISLLVVALMGYISYEQSVRHIETLLQREAVDALKKVSMLPSMISRIYMEHTKIFSGGIIDELKRLLEVASAVVDLGLVGEKEKFISLLESLKIKGGGFFLIDSSGKPFWKSRGAKDLLTPDVDLPNALLTYGGWQRYASEKGAKVIAWKSLRSWDWVIAIIVSQEEFSSFRREKFMNSLRNILFEILRSLSFGKRGYMQMFLPSGKLILSSKASLDPDDVPRSPFVKKALVGASGAFFYDWKGERKLRAFLQIKVPWAPEGRILVLTAYVSDFVGFLPSSLMLRLTILGVVLFLGLFFLIYLYLNGRVFSVLSDFSDGLDSFMRGDYRYKMRRVGELELDEIIDKFNVLGETLSFQRDELESAYAELSAINLELAKNREELEATYSQLKAYASSLERLNLELSRSNEILRMIFSSSEKLLVVSETEEPWEGVYSVLKRFYEDVDLGIYELSDGERWFVRKAGAGEDRISAEEGVWEKLVKDGKPVMLSGGGESFERGEEALDITKLMVPIQFRERIYGLILLVSKREDLLTQVDLELISMLANLVGVSIANRQYFNSALKKARRLKALAEVSELITSSVDLRKDFDAIVKSVADKVGFDSLEILLKEGDRLRRVSGIGDVASIDYGDEGWDIKRGVTGWVARHGRGAFVPDVSKDLRYVGLLEGIRSEIAVPIRGDGKVYGVINVESTRELTFDDYEVLSVLGRHIGVALRKEELFHEIAEEAKRFRFLYEVAYRLSTLEPLKSILEDVCERIAEEKQLIDVGIAVYNERNDAWDFLAGKVGRLVSDQVLQKLREGKGLVKRALNGRKVINVGDVFQDPSYIKIFDETRSELITPVRVGEKVIGILNVESPRLNDFTKKDEEFFESLASLIGLAIIRDRLIEDLRLQTERLKALVDVSRKIISVYEREKFYKYLCDTLFEKLRYGSVAYYEIDWGREEAIFKAGSGILERAPEKVKVLKVRKTGILGYVALTGEALNLPDVDKDSRFFKVLEITKSAIAVPVKVGEKVQGIILITDPFPNAFSSSDEELLISVANLASSVLKGIEYREAIQSKTDRMNLLYNLSLRLSQAIDEEEVYSVVINFLGKGAKYSYVTLQVVRGNELILKRTFPEGSWTLKRIRFGQGITGWVGLYGETVLVNDVSKDPRYIPGAPNVKSELAVAVKVRGEVRAVLNLESDRVGAFTDEDRWLLEAVSTSMGVVMERLEYLKELEENLFATTLALAKTIEYKDPYTRGHCERVMELSDRLAARIGLSEADRKRIRYAAILHDIGKIGVPGRVLNKPGKLTDEEFEMVKKHSTLGEEILKGVPFFKDIAPLVRWHHERWDGKGYPDGLKGYEIPLEDRVMSIADAYDAMTSDRPYRKALPKEIAIKEIEDGKGKQFDPLLAEEFLRMLKEGDVNEGRSKQ, encoded by the coding sequence ATGAGCATAAAGTCTAAGATAGCCCTTCTTATAGGGCTAATCTCTCTGCTCGTTGTGGCTCTTATGGGCTATATTTCGTATGAGCAGAGTGTAAGGCATATAGAGACCTTGCTTCAGAGAGAAGCTGTTGATGCTTTGAAAAAGGTTTCTATGCTTCCCTCGATGATCTCCCGGATATACATGGAGCATACCAAGATATTCTCCGGGGGAATAATAGATGAGCTCAAGCGTCTTCTTGAAGTGGCGTCTGCGGTTGTCGATTTGGGACTCGTGGGCGAGAAAGAGAAGTTTATCTCTCTTCTCGAGTCTTTGAAGATCAAGGGTGGAGGTTTTTTCCTTATCGATTCCTCGGGGAAACCCTTCTGGAAATCGAGAGGGGCAAAAGATTTGCTTACCCCTGATGTTGATCTCCCAAACGCTCTTTTAACATATGGGGGATGGCAGAGATACGCTTCTGAAAAAGGGGCAAAAGTAATAGCTTGGAAAAGCCTGAGAAGCTGGGATTGGGTAATTGCAATAATTGTTTCTCAGGAAGAGTTTTCTTCCTTCCGCAGAGAGAAGTTTATGAATTCGCTTAGGAATATCCTTTTTGAGATTTTAAGATCGCTATCATTTGGCAAAAGAGGCTATATGCAGATGTTTCTTCCAAGCGGTAAGCTGATACTTTCTTCGAAAGCCTCTCTTGATCCAGATGATGTTCCTCGCAGTCCGTTCGTTAAGAAAGCTCTGGTGGGTGCCAGCGGAGCTTTCTTTTATGATTGGAAAGGGGAGCGTAAGTTAAGGGCTTTCCTTCAGATTAAGGTTCCTTGGGCTCCCGAAGGGAGGATACTGGTTCTTACCGCTTATGTGTCCGATTTCGTTGGCTTTCTTCCATCCTCGCTTATGCTTAGACTGACGATTCTCGGTGTCGTTCTATTTCTGGGGCTCTTTTTCCTGATTTACCTTTATCTTAACGGCAGGGTTTTTTCCGTTCTTTCCGATTTCTCCGATGGACTTGATAGTTTTATGAGAGGGGATTATCGGTATAAGATGAGAAGGGTTGGTGAGCTTGAATTAGATGAAATTATCGATAAGTTTAACGTTCTTGGAGAAACGCTGAGTTTTCAAAGAGATGAGCTTGAAAGCGCTTATGCGGAGCTTTCTGCTATAAATCTCGAGCTTGCCAAAAACAGAGAAGAGCTTGAGGCTACATATTCTCAGCTTAAGGCTTATGCTTCCAGCCTTGAAAGGCTTAACTTAGAGCTTTCAAGGAGCAACGAGATCCTGAGGATGATTTTCTCATCGAGTGAGAAGCTTCTCGTTGTGTCTGAAACGGAAGAGCCGTGGGAAGGAGTATATAGTGTCCTTAAGAGATTTTATGAGGATGTTGATCTTGGGATTTATGAGCTTTCTGATGGGGAGAGGTGGTTCGTTAGAAAAGCGGGTGCTGGTGAAGATAGGATTTCCGCTGAGGAGGGCGTCTGGGAAAAGCTCGTTAAGGATGGAAAACCCGTTATGCTGAGCGGAGGCGGGGAAAGCTTTGAGCGTGGGGAAGAAGCCCTGGATATAACCAAGCTTATGGTGCCGATACAGTTCAGGGAGAGGATATATGGTCTTATACTTCTCGTTTCAAAGAGGGAAGACCTTTTGACGCAGGTAGATCTTGAGCTTATATCGATGCTCGCTAATCTCGTTGGGGTTTCAATAGCAAATAGACAGTACTTTAACTCGGCTCTTAAGAAAGCCAGAAGGCTTAAAGCTCTCGCCGAAGTTTCTGAGCTAATCACATCGAGTGTAGATTTAAGAAAAGATTTCGATGCGATAGTCAAGAGCGTTGCGGATAAGGTTGGCTTCGATTCCCTTGAGATTTTGCTGAAGGAGGGAGATCGCTTAAGGAGGGTATCGGGTATAGGAGACGTTGCTTCGATAGATTACGGTGATGAGGGATGGGATATAAAGAGGGGTGTAACCGGCTGGGTAGCCCGTCATGGCAGGGGGGCTTTCGTTCCAGATGTGAGTAAAGATCTAAGGTACGTGGGTCTGCTTGAGGGAATTAGAAGCGAAATAGCTGTTCCTATAAGGGGAGATGGGAAGGTATATGGCGTTATAAATGTGGAGAGCACGCGTGAGCTTACGTTTGATGATTATGAGGTTTTAAGCGTCCTTGGCAGACATATAGGTGTGGCTTTAAGAAAGGAAGAGCTATTCCATGAAATAGCTGAGGAGGCGAAAAGATTCAGATTTCTGTATGAAGTTGCTTACAGGCTTAGTACGCTTGAGCCGTTAAAAAGCATACTTGAAGACGTTTGTGAAAGGATAGCGGAAGAAAAACAGCTGATTGATGTTGGAATAGCCGTGTATAACGAGCGCAACGATGCCTGGGATTTCCTTGCAGGTAAGGTGGGAAGGCTCGTATCCGATCAGGTTCTTCAAAAGCTGAGAGAGGGTAAGGGACTTGTTAAGAGAGCCCTTAACGGTAGAAAGGTAATAAACGTGGGAGATGTGTTTCAAGATCCCTCTTATATAAAGATATTTGATGAAACGCGTTCAGAGCTGATTACGCCTGTGAGGGTGGGTGAGAAGGTAATTGGAATACTGAATGTCGAGAGTCCGAGGCTAAATGATTTTACCAAGAAGGATGAAGAGTTCTTTGAATCGCTCGCCAGTCTCATAGGGCTTGCCATTATAAGGGACAGGCTTATAGAGGATCTGAGGCTTCAGACCGAACGGCTTAAAGCTCTCGTCGATGTCTCTCGAAAGATTATTTCTGTCTATGAGAGAGAGAAATTCTATAAGTATCTCTGTGATACCCTATTTGAGAAGCTTAGATATGGTTCTGTTGCGTACTATGAGATAGATTGGGGAAGAGAGGAGGCGATCTTCAAAGCAGGGAGTGGGATACTCGAAAGGGCGCCTGAGAAGGTAAAGGTTCTAAAGGTGAGGAAGACCGGGATTCTTGGGTATGTGGCTCTCACGGGTGAGGCTTTGAATCTCCCAGATGTCGATAAAGATTCGAGATTCTTTAAGGTTCTTGAGATAACGAAATCCGCCATAGCGGTTCCAGTTAAAGTCGGAGAAAAGGTACAGGGAATAATTCTTATTACGGATCCGTTTCCTAACGCCTTTTCATCCTCGGATGAGGAGCTTTTGATCTCGGTTGCTAATCTGGCGTCATCCGTTCTCAAGGGAATCGAGTATAGAGAAGCCATACAGAGTAAGACCGATAGAATGAATCTTCTCTATAACCTTTCTCTTAGGCTATCTCAGGCGATCGATGAGGAAGAGGTATATAGCGTGGTTATCAATTTCCTTGGGAAGGGTGCTAAATATTCATATGTTACGTTACAGGTTGTAAGAGGCAATGAGCTTATTTTGAAAAGAACGTTCCCAGAAGGGAGTTGGACGCTTAAGAGGATAAGGTTTGGTCAAGGCATAACGGGATGGGTTGGACTCTATGGGGAAACGGTTCTCGTTAACGATGTATCAAAGGATCCGCGCTATATTCCCGGAGCTCCTAACGTTAAAAGTGAGCTTGCAGTGGCGGTAAAGGTGAGAGGAGAAGTTAGAGCTGTTTTGAACCTTGAGAGCGATAGGGTAGGAGCCTTTACCGATGAGGATAGGTGGCTTCTTGAAGCAGTTTCGACCTCCATGGGCGTTGTCATGGAGAGGCTTGAGTATCTTAAGGAGCTTGAGGAGAATCTTTTCGCTACAACTCTTGCTCTTGCAAAGACAATAGAGTATAAGGATCCTTATACGAGAGGGCATTGTGAGCGGGTTATGGAGCTCTCGGATAGGCTTGCAGCACGGATAGGGCTTTCTGAGGCCGACAGGAAGAGGATAAGGTATGCCGCCATTTTGCACGATATAGGCAAGATAGGAGTCCCCGGGAGGGTGCTTAATAAACCTGGAAAGCTCACGGATGAGGAGTTTGAGATGGTTAAGAAGCATTCTACACTCGGTGAGGAGATACTAAAGGGGGTTCCTTTCTTTAAGGATATAGCTCCCTTGGTGCGCTGGCATCATGAGAGATGGGACGGTAAAGGATACCCTGACGGGCTTAAGGGATACGAGATTCCTCTTGAAGATCGCGTCATGTCTATAGCAGATGCGTATGATGCTATGACATCGGATAGACCTTATAGGAAAGCCCTTCCAAAAGAGATAGCCATAAAAGAGATAGAGGATGGGAAGGGGAAGCAGTTTGATCCCCTACTTGCTGAGGAGTTTTTAAGAATGCTTAAGGAGGGTGATGTCAATGAGGGTAGATCTAAACAGTGA
- a CDS encoding LamB/YcsF family protein has product MRVDLNSDMGESFGRYKLGYDEEVLKYVSSANIACGAHAGDPLVMEETVKFALENGVAVGAHPGYPDLQGFGRRSLAMSPNEIEAFVLYQLGALSAFVQSHGGKLRHVKPHGALYIDAYKAASAGDESICRAIGNAVKRFDPSLILVGLAGSKMVDIWRRMGLKVAEEVFADRAYNPDGTLVSRSKPGAVIKDPDEVVRRVIKMVKDKEIVAIDGTVIKDFSFDTICVHGDTPTAVELVRRIREAFDREGIEVKPMEV; this is encoded by the coding sequence ATGAGGGTAGATCTAAACAGTGATATGGGCGAGAGCTTTGGAAGGTATAAGCTGGGGTATGATGAGGAGGTGTTGAAATATGTGTCCTCTGCTAATATAGCCTGTGGTGCTCACGCTGGCGATCCATTAGTGATGGAAGAAACCGTTAAGTTTGCGCTGGAAAACGGCGTTGCTGTTGGAGCACATCCAGGTTATCCAGATCTTCAGGGCTTTGGCAGGAGAAGCCTCGCCATGTCTCCGAATGAAATAGAGGCTTTTGTGCTTTACCAGCTTGGAGCTTTATCTGCTTTCGTTCAAAGTCATGGAGGTAAACTACGTCATGTTAAGCCTCATGGTGCTCTTTATATAGATGCTTATAAAGCTGCTTCCGCTGGCGATGAGAGCATATGCAGAGCCATAGGTAACGCGGTTAAGAGGTTTGATCCCTCCTTGATACTTGTTGGACTTGCTGGTTCGAAGATGGTTGATATATGGAGAAGAATGGGACTTAAAGTTGCAGAGGAGGTCTTTGCAGACAGGGCATATAATCCCGATGGTACATTGGTTTCTCGATCCAAGCCTGGTGCCGTTATAAAGGATCCCGATGAGGTGGTTAGGCGGGTTATAAAAATGGTCAAAGATAAGGAGATAGTGGCTATTGATGGAACCGTTATTAAGGACTTTTCGTTTGATACCATATGTGTTCATGGGGATACCCCAACTGCTGTTGAACTCGTGAGGAGAATAAGAGAGGCTTTTGATAGAGAGGGCATAGAAGTGAAACCGATGGAAGTGTGA